CCATGCAATATACAACTATTACCGCTGCGGCATGCACGGCGGCCTTCGCTCTCTCAGGAATGGCTTCCGCCGATATTCAAGTTCCCCTCCGGGTGCTGAATTCCACTTATGACGCGTCCCGTCCGTTTTCCGCCCTGCTGGGAACGGGCTACGCTACCAAGTACGTCAGCCGCGGACTGGCTTTCCAGCAGTCCGGCAGCGACCATGTGGTTCCCGTGGAAGCCATAGGCGCTTACGACCTCAACAAAAAATACTCCATCCTGGCCGGCGTGAAATATCAGTGGCTGACCCAGAATGACCTGACGCACAACAGCACGGGCATTTCCGACGAGGCAACGGCCCTGCTGGGCGTCAGCCGCAAATTCAGCGACTATACGATGGCCTCCCTGGGCTACCAGTTCGTCAACGGCGGCCTGCCGGGCCTGATGAACGTCCATCTGGGCCAGACCTCCAGCGACTTCCCGGCGTTTGAACACAGCCGTTCCGAAGAACACAGCTTTGTACTGGACATCCACCACGACTTCGGGAAAGGACTGGAAAACTTCTTCTGGGACTGCCGCGTGCAATACACCTTCCGCTGGATGTCCGGCTGGTGGTTCACCAACACGCTGGGCTACAAATATGACTTCAACCCGTCTTCCTCCCTGATTGTAGCGGGAACCTGGAACGCCTCCGCCGGCTACTTTGACAGGGACTCCCTCAACGCCAACGGAACCCAGGGCATTTCCGTGACCGTGGCCGTGCCCTTCAAGGCGGTGGACCGCCTGGTCCTCACCCCCTTCGTCAGTACCGTCTGGCTGGGCAACGGAGGCATGGCGGGCAACTACCGCGGTCCTTCCGACCGCTTCCCCTCCAGAATCCCCGCCAGAATTTACCGCAACTTCACGTTCGTGGCGGGGCTGGGGCTCACCTACTCCTTCTAAGCCCTTCAATCCCTACTCCCGCGGCTCCCGGCACTTCCCCGCATGCGCCGGGAGCCTCTTCCTTCCCCGCTCATGCCTCTGTCCGCCGTTTTCCATACTGATTCCCTCCAGGAACAGGTTGCCGCCCTGGGCGACGCCTTCGCCATCGCCGGAGAATTCCTCCATTGCGACACCATCAACAGCGGCCATATCAACATGACCTTCCGGGCCACCTACCGGAAAATGGACGGCACCACGGACCGCTACATCTTCCAGCGCGTGAATGACGCCGTTTTCCCGTGCCCCAGGGACGTCATGCACAACGTGGAAAAGGTAACCAACCACATCCGCTGGAAGATGCTCCGGGTGCTGAAAACGCCCTTCCGCCAGACGCTGAACCTGTACTCCGCCCGTGGAGGCCGCAAGTACCTGGAAATCCCCGGTTCCGGCTTCTGGCGCTGCTACAACTGCATTGAAAGCACCCACACGTTTGACGTGGCGGAACATCCGCGCCAGGCGTATGAGGCCGCCCGCGCCTTCGGCGCCTTCCAGCAGCTCCTGTGCGACATGAACCCGGAGGACATCCATGAAACCATCCCGTTCTTCCACCACACCCGCAAGCGCTTTGACCGGTTGCAGAAAGCGGCCGCCAGGGACTCCCGCGGGCGTTTGGACTCCTGCCGGAAGGAGCTGGACTTCATCCGCCGCCGCGAACGGTACGTGGACGTGCTGCTGGACCTTCAGGAACGGGGGGAACTCCCCGTCAGAATCGTCCACAACGACACCAAGATCAACAACGTGATGCTGGACAGGGAAACGGACAAGGCCGTCTGCGTCATTGACCTGGACACCGTCATGCCCGGCAGCATCCTGTACGACTTCGGGGACATGGTGCGCACCATGACCTCTCCTGCGGCGGAAGATGAGGAAGACCTGGACAAAACCTACCTGCGCATGCCCATGTTTGAAGCCGTCGTCAAGGGCTACCTGGACGCCGTCAAAGACTTCATCACACCGCAGGAAATCTCCAAACTCGCCTTTTCCGGGCTGCTCATCACGCTGGAAACCGGCATCCGCTTCCTGACGGACTACCTGGAAGGGGACGTCTACTTTAAAACGGAAAGGGAGCGCCACAACCTGCACCGGGCGCGCACCCAGCTCAAGCTGGTGGAAAGCATGGAACAGCAGATGCCTGAAATGGAAGAATGCATCCGTAAATGCTTTCATGCCGTTAACGGCTGAGGGAGAATCATCCGCGCTCCTTCAACTTTTATGGTAGTACCGGAACGCGGGAAGGTGCTATACTGCGGACCATGTTAAAAAACATCTCTCCCCTCATCAGCCCTTCCCTGCTGAAAATTCTTGCGGAAATGGGGCATGGCGATGAAATCGTCTTTTCCGACGCCCACTTTCCCGGCCACACCTTCAACCCCACGGTGCTGAGGGCGGACGGACTGGGGGCGGACGCCCTGCTGGGCGCCGTCATCCCCCTCTTTGAACTGGACGCCTACGCCACGCCCGTCATCATGATGGCCCCGGTGCCGGGAGACTCCCTGGACCCGGCGGTGGAGGCCAAATACCGCAAGGCGCTGAACTATGACGGGGACATTGAACAAATGGAGCGCTACGCCTTCTATGAACGCGCCAAAAAGGCCTATGCCGTCGTCATTACCGGTGAAACCGCCAAATACGGCAACATCATCCTGAAAAAGGGCGTTACCCCGCTTTCCTGACCTTTGCCCGCGCAGACAGACCATTCCATGCAGTACGACTTTGACGAAATAATCGACCGCCGCGGCACCGGCGCCCTGAAATATGAAGCCCTGCTGCCCCGCTGGGGCCGGGATGACCTGATCCCCCTGTGGGTGGCGGACATGGACTTCAAAACGCCCCCCTTCATCATGGAGGCCATCCGCCGCCGCTGCGAACATGAAATACTGGGCTATACCGTCAAGCCCCGCGCCTTCTTTGACGCCATCCGGAACTGGGTGGGCCGCCGCCACGGCTGGGAGGTGCGCGCCTCGGAAATCGGCTTTGCCCCGGGC
The genomic region above belongs to Akkermansia massiliensis and contains:
- a CDS encoding phosphotransferase enzyme family protein; its protein translation is MPLSAVFHTDSLQEQVAALGDAFAIAGEFLHCDTINSGHINMTFRATYRKMDGTTDRYIFQRVNDAVFPCPRDVMHNVEKVTNHIRWKMLRVLKTPFRQTLNLYSARGGRKYLEIPGSGFWRCYNCIESTHTFDVAEHPRQAYEAARAFGAFQQLLCDMNPEDIHETIPFFHHTRKRFDRLQKAAARDSRGRLDSCRKELDFIRRRERYVDVLLDLQERGELPVRIVHNDTKINNVMLDRETDKAVCVIDLDTVMPGSILYDFGDMVRTMTSPAAEDEEDLDKTYLRMPMFEAVVKGYLDAVKDFITPQEISKLAFSGLLITLETGIRFLTDYLEGDVYFKTERERHNLHRARTQLKLVESMEQQMPEMEECIRKCFHAVNG
- the fucU gene encoding L-fucose mutarotase → MLKNISPLISPSLLKILAEMGHGDEIVFSDAHFPGHTFNPTVLRADGLGADALLGAVIPLFELDAYATPVIMMAPVPGDSLDPAVEAKYRKALNYDGDIEQMERYAFYERAKKAYAVVITGETAKYGNIILKKGVTPLS